From the genome of Bosea sp. Tri-49, one region includes:
- a CDS encoding LacI family DNA-binding transcriptional regulator → MSEDETLAPTLRDIADAAGVSVASVSKVLNNRGGVSDESRRRILGLAEQLGYQGNRSARSLQKAGVDGAVLVIPAEAYSNSQFYEGVVQSVIAEAVANSLKLDVRLTSHADGRVVAELDELLGARPRAVMAVGMDDPVVIDRLVASKLPAVLVNGMDRTMRLDCVLPDNWSAGWLATRRLLAAGHRRIVHVASRHRLSMQRRLEGFKMALEEAGIDFDPDMHLIDLLQMRVELPQAQRAIRQALQDGRLDGVTAFFCATDVVALSVMQGLQSEGVRVPDDISIIGIDDISIATHSRPPLTTIRIDRGELGRLGVQSLMRRIADPEASILRVNIGVRLIERATIGQLPPAA, encoded by the coding sequence ATGAGTGAAGACGAGACCCTGGCGCCGACGCTGCGCGACATCGCCGATGCCGCGGGAGTCTCGGTCGCGTCCGTCTCCAAGGTGCTGAACAATCGCGGTGGCGTCAGCGACGAGAGCCGCCGTCGGATTCTCGGTCTGGCGGAGCAACTGGGCTATCAGGGCAATCGCAGCGCCCGCTCGCTGCAGAAGGCTGGCGTCGATGGCGCGGTGCTCGTCATTCCGGCGGAGGCTTATTCGAACTCGCAGTTCTACGAGGGCGTCGTCCAGAGTGTCATTGCGGAAGCTGTGGCGAACTCGCTGAAGCTCGATGTCCGGCTGACCTCACATGCCGATGGCAGGGTCGTCGCGGAGCTGGACGAGTTGCTCGGTGCCCGGCCAAGGGCGGTCATGGCCGTCGGCATGGACGACCCCGTCGTCATCGACAGGCTCGTCGCCTCGAAACTGCCGGCGGTGCTGGTCAACGGCATGGACCGCACGATGCGGCTCGATTGCGTGCTGCCCGACAATTGGAGCGCCGGCTGGCTGGCGACGCGCCGGCTGCTGGCGGCCGGCCACCGGCGCATCGTGCATGTGGCCTCGCGGCATCGCCTGTCGATGCAACGCCGTCTTGAGGGCTTCAAGATGGCGCTGGAGGAGGCCGGGATCGACTTCGATCCCGACATGCACCTGATCGACCTGCTGCAGATGCGGGTCGAGCTGCCCCAGGCGCAGCGTGCGATCAGGCAGGCCCTGCAGGACGGGCGCCTCGATGGCGTGACCGCGTTCTTCTGCGCGACCGACGTGGTCGCGCTCAGCGTGATGCAGGGATTGCAGAGCGAAGGCGTCAGGGTTCCCGACGACATCTCCATCATCGGAATCGACGACATCTCGATCGCGACCCATAGCCGGCCGCCTTTGACCACGATCCGGATCGACCGGGGCGAGCTCGGACGACTCGGCGTGCAATCCCTGATGCGCCGTATCGCCGACCCCGAGGCCAGCATCCTGCGCGTGAATATCGGTGTCAGGCTGATCGAGCGGGCCACCAT
- a CDS encoding carbohydrate ABC transporter permease — protein sequence MPNAAAASARAVQRDDLAGYGFLLPWLLGFLLLTLGPVAASFYLSLTDYSGLSAPNWVGIENYTRIATDDPRFVTALTVTFTFVLLSVPLKLIFALGVAVALNKGLTGLSFFRAVFYLPSLIGGSVAIAVLWRQVFAGDGLLNQALHALFGYEGPSWIANPSTSLYTLVLLAVWQFGSSMIIFLAGLRQIPQDIYEAASIDGAQPVRQFFKITLPLLTPVIFFNAVIQTIDAFKAFTSAFVISDGTGGPIDSTLFYTLYLYQEAFTNFRFGYASALAWILVLIIAAFTALSFLSARYWVHYDD from the coding sequence ATGCCCAACGCCGCAGCTGCGAGTGCGCGCGCCGTCCAACGGGACGACCTCGCCGGCTACGGCTTTCTGCTGCCGTGGCTGCTCGGCTTCCTGCTGCTGACGCTCGGGCCGGTCGCCGCGTCCTTCTACCTATCGCTGACCGACTATAGCGGCCTGTCAGCGCCGAACTGGGTCGGCATCGAGAACTACACCCGGATCGCCACCGACGACCCGCGTTTCGTCACGGCGCTGACGGTGACCTTCACCTTCGTGCTGCTGTCGGTGCCGCTCAAGCTGATCTTCGCCCTCGGCGTGGCGGTTGCCCTGAACAAGGGCCTGACTGGGCTCTCCTTCTTCCGGGCGGTGTTCTACCTGCCCTCGCTGATCGGGGGCAGCGTCGCGATCGCCGTGCTCTGGCGTCAGGTCTTCGCCGGCGACGGGCTGCTCAATCAGGCCCTGCACGCGCTGTTCGGCTATGAAGGGCCAAGCTGGATCGCGAACCCGTCGACCTCGCTCTACACGCTCGTCCTGCTGGCGGTATGGCAGTTCGGCTCGTCGATGATCATCTTCCTCGCGGGCTTACGCCAAATCCCGCAGGACATCTACGAGGCGGCCAGCATTGACGGCGCCCAACCCGTCCGGCAATTCTTCAAGATCACCCTGCCTTTGCTGACGCCGGTGATCTTCTTCAATGCCGTCATCCAGACGATCGACGCGTTCAAGGCCTTCACCTCGGCCTTTGTGATTAGCGACGGCACCGGCGGCCCGATCGACTCGACGCTGTTCTACACCCTCTATCTCTACCAGGAAGCGTTCACGAACTTCCGCTTCGGTTACGCTTCGGCGCTGGCCTGGATCCTGGTGCTGATCATCGCGGCCTTCACCGCGCTTTCGTTCCTGTCGGCGCGCTACTGGGTACACTACGATGACTGA
- a CDS encoding glycoside hydrolase family 88 protein has translation MRIERSTYFSTVEAAAAARRDTRPHQEALERCVAKLRQTMPVIGLRNPKIGLPGNSWVYCGPYDWVVSFQAGQLWLALQLTGDPVFLNAARARRAVFRGILAYQNAQNHDLGFQFSLSCVAEWLMTGDDEAHEMALAAARQLVARYRPDGRYIQAWNARQVHSQRMQAEFANGRIIADTMQNLALLYWAHRETGRADFREAADAHAQTTLEHIVRPDDTSFHTFVFDIASGKPLRGETHQGYADASCWSRGQAWLVHGFAQSAVTTGNPAYADAARRLATKAEALMEGDAVPAWDFGAPDQRGTHRDSSAAAIMAAGVYLLADQSEPEEAARWRALGDRLLAGLLDHCDLTRDPKALGLLAHGASHVRAGYADTMLPYGDYYFMEALMRSLGHDQFFWS, from the coding sequence ATGCGCATCGAGCGAAGCACCTATTTCTCAACGGTTGAGGCTGCCGCCGCCGCGAGGCGCGACACGCGGCCTCACCAGGAGGCGCTGGAGCGCTGCGTCGCCAAGTTGCGTCAGACCATGCCGGTGATCGGCCTGCGCAATCCGAAGATCGGCCTGCCCGGCAACAGCTGGGTCTATTGCGGACCGTATGACTGGGTGGTCAGCTTCCAGGCTGGACAGCTCTGGCTGGCGCTGCAGTTGACGGGAGATCCCGTGTTCCTCAACGCGGCTCGGGCGCGGCGGGCGGTGTTCCGCGGCATCCTTGCCTATCAGAACGCGCAGAACCACGATCTCGGCTTCCAGTTTTCGCTGAGCTGCGTGGCCGAATGGCTGATGACGGGAGACGACGAGGCGCATGAGATGGCGCTCGCCGCGGCAAGGCAGCTGGTCGCCCGCTACCGGCCCGACGGGCGCTACATCCAGGCCTGGAACGCCAGGCAGGTTCATTCCCAGCGCATGCAGGCCGAATTCGCCAATGGCCGGATCATCGCGGACACGATGCAGAATCTCGCGCTGCTCTACTGGGCCCATCGCGAGACCGGCCGGGCGGACTTCCGCGAGGCGGCCGACGCACATGCACAGACCACGCTCGAACATATCGTCCGGCCCGACGACACCTCCTTCCACACCTTCGTCTTTGACATCGCCAGCGGCAAGCCGCTGCGCGGCGAGACCCATCAGGGCTATGCCGACGCGTCCTGCTGGTCGCGCGGGCAGGCCTGGCTGGTCCATGGCTTCGCGCAGTCGGCCGTGACAACGGGCAATCCGGCCTATGCCGACGCGGCCCGGCGGCTGGCGACCAAGGCCGAGGCGCTGATGGAAGGGGATGCCGTGCCGGCCTGGGATTTCGGCGCGCCGGACCAGCGCGGGACGCATCGCGACAGTTCGGCCGCCGCGATCATGGCGGCGGGCGTCTATCTGCTGGCGGATCAATCCGAGCCTGAGGAGGCGGCGCGCTGGCGCGCACTGGGCGACCGGCTGCTCGCCGGCCTGCTCGATCACTGCGATCTGACCCGCGATCCAAAGGCGCTTGGGCTCCTCGCCCACGGTGCCTCGCATGTCAGGGCCGGCTATGCCGATACGATGCTTCCCTATGGTGATTATTACTTTATGGAGGCGTTGATGCGCTCGCTTGGTCACGACCAGTTCTTCTGGTCGTAA